From a single Brassica napus cultivar Da-Ae chromosome C9, Da-Ae, whole genome shotgun sequence genomic region:
- the LOC106411367 gene encoding nucleosome assembly protein 1;2-like isoform X1 gives MSSDKDNNLNMSAALNEEDRAGLVNALKNKLQNLAGQHSDVLENLSPAVRKRVEVLRDIQNQHDEIESKFFEERAALEAKYQKLYQPFYTKRFEIVTGVVEVEGAPEEVKTEQGEDKAAEEKGVPDFWLIALKNNEITAEEITERDEGALKYLKDIKWNRVEEPKGFKLEFFFDENPYFKNTVLTKTYHMIDEDEPILEKAIGTEIEWYPGKCLTQKILKKKPKKGSKNTKPITKTEECESFFNFFSPPQVPDDEEDLDDDMAEELQAQMEHDYDIGSTIKEKIISHAVSWFTGEAVDPDDLEMDDDEIEEDDDDEEDEEDDEEDEDDDDEDEEEEQGKKSRKKSSAGHKKSGRSQLAEGQQGERPPECKQQ, from the exons ATGAGCAGCGACAAGGACAACAACTTGAACATGTCTGCCG CTCTTAACGAGGAGGATCGAGCGGGGCTTGTCAACGCTcttaag AACAAGTTGCAGAATTTGGCTGGACAACACTCAGATGTCCTTGAGAACTTGAGTCCTGCTGTCAGGAAGCGTGTTGAGGTTCTTAGAGACATTCAG AACCAACATGATGAAATCGAATCAAAGTTTTTCGAGGAGAGGGCAGCTCTAGAAGCTAAATATCAGAAACTGTATCAGCCTTTCTATACCAAG CGATTTGAGATTGTCACCGGTGTGGTTGAAGTTGAAGGTGCACCAGAAGAAGTAAAAACTGAACAAGGAGAAGACAAAGCTGCTGAAG AGAAAGGAGTGCCTGATTTCTGGCTTATTGCATTAAAGAACAATGAAATTACTGCTGAGGAG ATAACTGAGCGGGATGAAGGAGCTCTCAAGTATCTCAAAGACATCAAGTGGAACAGGGTTGAAGAACCAAAAGGGTTCAAGCTCGAGTTTTTCTTTGATGAGAACCCTTACTTCAAGAACACTGTCTTGACCAAGACGTATCACATGATTGATGAAGATGAGCCTATCCTTGAGAAGGCCATTGG GACGGAGATTGAGTGGTATCCTGGAAAATGTTTGACTCAGAAGATCCTAAAAAAGAAGCCAAAGAAGGGATCCAAAAACACAAAGCCGATCACTAAGACTGAGGAGTGTGAGAGTTTCTTCAACTTTTTCAGTCCCCCTCAAGTTCCTGATGACGAGGAGGATCTTGATGATGACATG GCTGAAGAACTCCAAGCCCAAATGGAGCACGACTATGATATAGG ATCAACCATTAAAGAGAAAATCATCTCGCATGCGGTGTCATGGTTCACTGGGGAAGCCGTTGACCCAGATGACCTTGAGATGGATGATGATGAGattgaggaagatgatgatgatgaggaggacgaggaagatgatgaggaggacgaagatgatgatgatgaggacgaggaagaagaacaagGAAAGAAAAGCAGAAAGAAG TCATCAGCTGGGCACAAG AAGTCTGGAAGAAGTCAGCTTGCGGAAGGTCAACAAGGTGAGAGACCACCCGAGTGTAAGCAGCAGTGA
- the LOC106407129 gene encoding casein kinase 1-like protein 5, whose product MEPRFGNKFRLGRKIGSGSFGEIYLGTDVQTNEEVAIKLESVKTAHPQLSYESRIYRVVQGGTGIPNIKWFGAEGDYNVLVMDLLGPSLEDLFGYCNRKFTLKTVLMLADQMINRLEFIHSKSYLHRDIKPDNFLMGLGRRSNQVYIIDFGLAKKFRDSSTHRHIPYRENKSLIGTPRYASLNTHIGIEQSRRDDVESLGYILMYFLMGSLPWQGLKAGNKKQKYDKISEKKVSTSIETLCRGHPTEFASYFHYCRSLRFDDKPDYAYLKRLFRNLFIREGFQFDFVFDWTVLKYQQSQQPGNPSPRANDGGVGTSSGFNPAASNAEKRPDFPNQRTNLDLNLKQKTKNVNESATAKDKLVPGSFLGRSEGSSSRRVVDSSSREPFSGGSDNANYESALKGIDGLRINSKAGDETAALPQSNGDDTTPRVEPKAKLSA is encoded by the exons ATGGAGCCTCGTTTTGGGAACAAGTTCCGACTTGGCCGCAAAATCGGTAGCGGCTCCTTCGGAGAGATTTACCTCG GAACTGATGTTCAGACCAACGAAGAGGTCGCTATTAAGCTT GAAAGTGTGAAGACTGCGCATCCGCAACTGTCATATGAGTCGAGGATATATAGGGTTGTTCAGGGTGGAA CTGGGATTCCAAACATTAAGTGGTTTGGTGCTGAGGGTGACTACAATGTCTTAGTCATGGATTTGCTTGGTCCTAGCCTCGAGGATCTCTTTGGCTATTGCAACCGCAAGTTTACTTTGAAGACTGTTCTCATGCTCGCTGATCAGATG ATAAACCGTCTCGAGTTCATCCATTCTAAATCCTATCTTCACCGTGATATAAAGCCTGATAATTTTCTCATGGGTTTAGGAAGGCGCTCAAATCAg GTCTACATCATAGACTTTGGCTTGGCTAAGAAATTTAGAGACAGCTCTACTCATCGTCATATCCCTTACAG GGAGAATAAAAGTCTAATTGGGACTCCGAGATATGCCAGCTTGAACACTCACATAGGGATCG AGCAAAGTCGGAGGGATGATGTAGAATCACTTGGTTATATTCTCATGTACTTCCTCATGGGAAG TCTCCCATGGCAGGGACTGAAAGCTGGGAACAAGAAACAGAAATACGACAAGATTAGTGAAAAGAAGGTTTCTACTTCCATCGAA ACGCTATGCAGAGGTCATCCAACAGAGTTCGCATCCTACTTTCATTACTGCCGCTCACTTAGGTTTGATGATAAGCCTGACTATGCTTATCTGAAGAGACTCTTCCGCAACCTTTTCATCCGTGAAG GTTTCCAGTttgattttgtgtttgactGGACGGTTCTCAAGTATCAACAATCACAACAACCTGGAAACCCTTCACCTCGTGCCAAT GATGGTGGTGTTGGGACTAGCTCTGGATTCAACCCTGCAGCCAGCAATGCTGAGAAACGTCCAG ACTTCCCAAATCAGAGAACGAATCTTGATCTTAACCTGAAGCAGAAGACCAAGAACGTAAACGAATCTGCAACTGCAAAGGACAAGCTG GTGCCTGGATCGTTCTTAGGTCGATCAGAAGGATCATCATCAAGAAGAGTTGTGGACTCAAGTAGTCGTGAACCGTTCAGTGGCGGGAGTGACAATGCAAACTATGAATCTGCACTCAAAGGCATTGATGGCTTGCGGATCAATAGCAAGGCAGGAGATGAGACTGCAGCGTTGCCACAATCAAATGGAGACGATACTACTCCTCGTGTAGAACCCAAAGCAAAGCTATCAGCCTGA
- the LOC106411367 gene encoding nucleosome assembly protein 1;2-like isoform X2: MSSDKDNNLNMSAALNEEDRAGLVNALKNKLQNLAGQHSDVLENLSPAVRKRVEVLRDIQNQHDEIESKFFEERAALEAKYQKLYQPFYTKRFEIVTGVVEVEGAPEEVKTEQGEDKAAEEKGVPDFWLIALKNNEITAEEITERDEGALKYLKDIKWNRVEEPKGFKLEFFFDENPYFKNTVLTKTYHMIDEDEPILEKAIGTEIEWYPGKCLTQKILKKKPKKGSKNTKPITKTEECESFFNFFSPPQVPDDEEDLDDDMAEELQAQMEHDYDIGSTIKEKIISHAVSWFTGEAVDPDDLEMDDDEIEEDDDDEEDEEDDEEDEDDDDEDEEEEQGKKSRKKKSGRSQLAEGQQGERPPECKQQ, translated from the exons ATGAGCAGCGACAAGGACAACAACTTGAACATGTCTGCCG CTCTTAACGAGGAGGATCGAGCGGGGCTTGTCAACGCTcttaag AACAAGTTGCAGAATTTGGCTGGACAACACTCAGATGTCCTTGAGAACTTGAGTCCTGCTGTCAGGAAGCGTGTTGAGGTTCTTAGAGACATTCAG AACCAACATGATGAAATCGAATCAAAGTTTTTCGAGGAGAGGGCAGCTCTAGAAGCTAAATATCAGAAACTGTATCAGCCTTTCTATACCAAG CGATTTGAGATTGTCACCGGTGTGGTTGAAGTTGAAGGTGCACCAGAAGAAGTAAAAACTGAACAAGGAGAAGACAAAGCTGCTGAAG AGAAAGGAGTGCCTGATTTCTGGCTTATTGCATTAAAGAACAATGAAATTACTGCTGAGGAG ATAACTGAGCGGGATGAAGGAGCTCTCAAGTATCTCAAAGACATCAAGTGGAACAGGGTTGAAGAACCAAAAGGGTTCAAGCTCGAGTTTTTCTTTGATGAGAACCCTTACTTCAAGAACACTGTCTTGACCAAGACGTATCACATGATTGATGAAGATGAGCCTATCCTTGAGAAGGCCATTGG GACGGAGATTGAGTGGTATCCTGGAAAATGTTTGACTCAGAAGATCCTAAAAAAGAAGCCAAAGAAGGGATCCAAAAACACAAAGCCGATCACTAAGACTGAGGAGTGTGAGAGTTTCTTCAACTTTTTCAGTCCCCCTCAAGTTCCTGATGACGAGGAGGATCTTGATGATGACATG GCTGAAGAACTCCAAGCCCAAATGGAGCACGACTATGATATAGG ATCAACCATTAAAGAGAAAATCATCTCGCATGCGGTGTCATGGTTCACTGGGGAAGCCGTTGACCCAGATGACCTTGAGATGGATGATGATGAGattgaggaagatgatgatgatgaggaggacgaggaagatgatgaggaggacgaagatgatgatgatgaggacgaggaagaagaacaagGAAAGAAAAGCAGAAAGAAG AAGTCTGGAAGAAGTCAGCTTGCGGAAGGTCAACAAGGTGAGAGACCACCCGAGTGTAAGCAGCAGTGA